The Clupea harengus chromosome 26, Ch_v2.0.2, whole genome shotgun sequence genome has a segment encoding these proteins:
- the cdkn2d gene encoding cyclin-dependent kinase 4 inhibitor D — protein MVLSENDAGKGLTTAAAKGNTAEVRRMLEECRVHPDTVNEFGRTALQVMMMGNTNVACLLLEHGADPNIQDRFGVTPAHDASRGGFLDTLRALVDFGASVNVPDSSGALPIHIAIREGYRDVVEYLAPRSNLSHHNTSGETALDVARASCTPDVVELLERQLESSLTFKS, from the exons ATGGTTTTAAGTGAGAATGATGCTGGCAAGGGCTTGACCACTGCCGCTGCGAAAGGGAACACAGCCGAAGTGCGACGGATGCTGGAGGAATGCCGGGTACATCCAGACACGGTCAATGAATTTGGCCGGACCGCATTACAG GTAATGATGATGGGAAATACAAACGTAGCGTGTCTACTGCTAGAGCATGGCGCGGACCCCAACATCCAGGACCGCTTTGGTGTGACCCCTGCCCACGATGCCTCACGCGGTGGTTTTCTTGATACCCTTCGGGCTCTGGTGGACTTCGGTGCGTCGGTCAACGTTCCTGACAGCTCAGGTGCGCTGCCCATCCACATCGCCATCCGCGAGGGTTACAGAGACGTGGTGGAATACCTTGCGCCACGGTCCAATCTTAGCCATCACAACACGAGCGGGGAGACGGCCCTGGATGTTGCCAGAGCCTCCTGCACACCAGACGTGGTGGAACTGTTGGAACGTCAGTTGGAGTCTAGCCTGACTTTCAAGTCATAG
- the ap1m2 gene encoding AP-1 complex subunit mu-2, with translation MSASAVFVLDLKGKVLICRNYKGETDMSEIDHFLPLLMVQEEEGLLCPVLTHGNVHFLWIKHSNLYLVATTNKNANASLVYAFLYKLVEVFTEYFTELEEESIQDNFVVVYELLDELMDFGFPQTTDSKILQEYITQEGTKLEVTKARVPTTVTNAVSWRSEGIKYKKNEVFIDVIESINVLVNANGTVMSSDIVGSVKLKTMLSGMPELRLGLNDRVLFALTGRDKGKTVSIEDVKFHQCVRLSRFESDRTISFIPPDGESELMSYRINTHVKPLIWIESVVEKFSHSRVEIMVKAKGQFKKQSVANNVEVRIPVPSDADSPKFKTSTGHAKYVPEKNLVVWTIKSFPGGKEFLMRAHFGLPSVENAEMEGKPPITVKFEIPYFTVSGIQVRYMKIIEKSGYQALPWVRYITQSGDYQLRST, from the exons ATGTCGGCTTCAGCAGTGTTCGTGTTGGATTTGAAAGGAAAG GTGCTGATATGCCGGAACTACAAAGGCgagacagacatgtcagagaTCGACCACTTCCTGCCCCTGCTGATGGTTCAGGAAGAAGAGGGCCTCCTCTGTCCTGTCCTAACTCACGGCAATGTCCACTTCTTGTGGATCAAGCACAGCAACCTGTACC TGGTGGCTACTACCAACAAGAACGCCAATGCTTCCTTGGTCTACGCCTTCTTGTATAAACTTGTGGAG GTGTTTACTGAGTATTTCacggagctggaggaggaaagCATTCAGGATAACTTTGTGGTGGTGTATGAGTTACTGGATGAGCTGATGGACTTTGGCTTTCCCCAGACCACCGACAGCAAGATCCTCCAGGA ATACATCACTCAGGAGGGCACCAAACTGGAGGTGACTAAGGCCAGGGTCCCCACAACCGTCACCAACGCCGTGTCTTGGAGGTCAGAGGGCATCAAGTACAAAAAGAACGAGGTCTTCATTGACGTTATAGAGTCCATTAATGTGTTG GTGAACGCCAATGGGACCGTGATGAGCAGTGACATCGTGGGCAGTGTCAAACTGAAGACTATGCTCTCCGGCATGCCGGAGCTCCGACTGGGCCTCAACGATCGAGTGCTTTTTGCACTTACTGGCC GAGACAAGGGTAAGACTGTGTCTATAGAAGATGTGAAGTTTCAccagtgtgtgcgtctgtctcgTTTTGAGAGCGACCGCACCATATCCTTCATTCCCCCAGATGGCGAATCCGAGCTCATGTCCTACCGTATCAACACTCAT GTGAAGCCTCTGATTTGGATCGAGTCGGTCGTTGAGAAGTTCTCCCACAGTCGTGTAGAGATTATGGTGAAG GCAAAGGGTCAGTTTAAAAAGCAGTCAGTTGCTAATAATGTGGAGGTACGAATCCCAGTGCCCAGTGATGCAGACTCCCCTAAGTTTAAAACGAGCACAGGCCACGCCAAATATGTCCCAGAGAAAAACCTTGTCGTGTGGACCATCAAATCATTCCCC GGGGGGAAGGAGTTCCTCATGCGTGCTCACTTTGGGCTCCCCAGCGTGGAGAATGCTGAGATGGAGGGAAAACCACCCATCACAGTCAAGTTTGAGATCCCATACTTCACCGTGTCAGGAATACAG GTCCGGTACATGAAAATCATTGAGAAAAGCGGCTATCAGGCTCTACCCTGGGTCAGATACATAACACAAAGTGGAG ATTACCAGCTGAGATCAACCTAG
- the si:zfos-323e3.4 gene encoding volume-regulated anion channel subunit LRRC8C, with product MIPVNEFRHIASEQNPQYRVLKPWWDVFSEYLCVAMLMIGVFGCTVQLSQEKIACLPNRIISPSKAETDCNHIREHQANDSLWEFSITKELKPDVLEVFGRKNGLDIHQYVFVNHYCYEQAVHWFAKYFPYLVVIHSMIFMVASSFWFKFPGTSSKLELFVSILSKCFDSPWTTRAISEVSEERGEEKMVSWRKGSAWSKINPDGFMGTDVENITLLRSASVVSGPEKKLPEASAASVLDKKEGEQAKALFEKVKKFRTHVEEADLLYKMYVIQTSLKVFKFVLITVYTASLVPNMEIVVKCSVPPDLTGFDIFCCNHNRANLFSKLAYCYICFVGVYGLLCIYSLYWLFHRSLKEYSFEHVRLETGINDIPDMKNDFAFLLHLSDRYDPLYAKRFAVFLSEVSECHLRQVNLNHEWSAKKLRTRLTRNASQRQELHLFMLAGVPDTVFDIPEIESLKMELLSNITLPATLTQLTELQELSLIHCPAKLQHAALNHLQENLKVLRLTFEGLEQVPLWMYTLKALEELHLSGPLSLEASRSATLETLRELKNLRVLTLRSHLTKLPPGVVDVAGQLQRLCVLNEGCKLQVMSNMKKLTNLTSLELMGCQLERIPSAVFSLTGLQELDLRENKLTTVEEIMSLQHCRRLSTLRLWHNAIAYIPEHISKLHALETLDASWNKIRRLPARLYYCTKLRHLDLSHNQLSALPTEIGSMQSLQYLSIAFNSLESLPEELFSCKRLKTLALGNNSISFLSSRVANLAQLVRLELKGNRLESLPQEIGDCPLLKLSGIVVEQSLLELLPSEVRHRMDDS from the exons ATGATCCCGGTGAATGAGTTTCGACACATTGCCTCAGAACAAAACCCCCAGTACCGGGTCCTGAAGCCATGGTGGGACGTGTTCTCTGAGTACCTTTGTGTCGCCATGCTCATGATCGGCGTGTTCGGCTGCACGGTTCAG CTATCACAAGAGAAAATAGCGTGTCTGCCAAACCGTATCATCAGCCCTTCCAAGGCAGAAACGGACTGCAACCATATCCGAGAGCACCAAGCCAACGACAGCCTGTGGGAGTTCAGCATCACCAAAGAGCTCAAGCCCGACGTGCTCGAGGTGTTTGGCCGTAAGAACGGCCTCGACATTCACCAGTATGTGTTTGTCAACCACTACTGCTACGAGCAGGCTGTCCACTGGTTTGCCAAGTACTTCCCCTACCTCGTGGTCATCCATTCCATGATCTTCATGGTGGCCAGCAGCTTCTGGTTCAAGTTCCCGGGGACGTCCTCCAAGCTCGAGCTCTTTGTCAGCATACTGAGCAAGTGCTTTGACTCGCCCTGGACCACGCGAGCCATCAGCGAGGTGTCAGAGGagcggggagaggagaagatggtgAGCTGGAGAAAGGGGAGCGCGTGGTCAAAGATCAACCCTGATGGATTTATGGGCACCGACGTGGAGAATATCACCCTGCTGCGGTCGGCATCTGTGGTGTCCGGCCCAGAGAAGAAACTACCAGAAGCGTCTGCAGCCTCCGTCTTGGACAAGAAAGAAGGGGAGCAGGCCAAGGCACTCTTCGAGAAGGTGAAGAAGTTTCGCACCCATGTGGAGGAAGCAGATCTCCTCTACAAGATGTACGTCATCCAGACATCCCTAAAAGTCTTCAAGTTTGTTCTCATCACAGTTTATACAGCATCGCTGGTACCCAACATGGAGATTGTGGTGAAGTGTTCAGTGCCTCCAGATTTGACTGGCTTTGACATATTCTGTTGTAACCATAATAGGGCCAAcctcttctctaaactggcttATTGCTACATTTGTTTCGTTGGAGTGTATGGATTATTGTGCATATATTCCTTGTACTGGCTTTTTCATCGCTCACTAAAGGAGTATTCTTTCGAGCATGTCCGCCTGGAGACCGGCATCAATGACATACCGGACATGAAAAATGACTTTGCGTTCCTGCTGCACCTTAGCGATCGGTACGACCCCCTTTACGCCAAACGCTTCGCTGTCTTCCTGTCTGAGGTCAGCGAGTGTCACCTCAGACAGGTGAACCTCAACCACGAGTGGAGCGCCAAGAAGCTCCGCACCCGCCTCACTCGCAACGCCAGCCAGCGTCAGGAGCTCCACCTTTTCATGCTGGCGGGGGTGCCAGACACGGTGTTCGATATCCCCGAGATTGAGTCGCTGAAGATGGAGCTGCTCAGCAACATCACCCTACCAGCCACCTTGACGCAGCTCACGGAGCTGCAGGAGCTCTCCCTCATCCACTGCCCGGCCAAGCTGCAGCACGCCGCCCTCAACCACCTGCAGGAGAACCTGAAGGTGCTGAGGCTCACCTTCGAGGGCCTGGAGCAGGTGCCCCTGTGGATGTACACGCTGAAGGCCCTGGAGGAGCTGCACCTGAGCGGCCCGCTGAGCCTGGAGGCCTCGCGCAGCGCCACGCTCGAGACGCTGCGCGAGCTCAAGAACCTGCGCGTGCTGACGCTGCGTAGCCACCTGACCAAGCTCCCGCCCGGCGTGGTGGACGTGGCGGGCCAGCTGCAGCGTCTCTGCGTCCTGAACGAGGGCTGCAAGCTGCAGGTGATGAGCAACATGAAGAAACTGACCAACCTCACGTCTCTGGAGCTCATGGGCTGCCAGCTGGAGCGCATCCCCAGCGCGGTGTTCAGCCTGACGGGCCTGCAGGAGCTGGACCTGAGGGAGAACAAGCTGACCACCGTGGAGGAGATCATGAGCCTGCAGCACTGCCGACGGCTCAGCACGCTGAGGCTGTGGCACAACGCCATCGCCTACATCCCCGAGCACATCAGCAAGCTGCACGCGCTCGAGACGCTCGACGCCAGCTGGAACAAGATCCGCCGGCTGCCAGCGCGGCTCTACTACTGCACCAAGCTGCGGCACCTGGACCTCTCGCACAACCAGCTCTCCGCGCTGCCCACGGAGATTGGCAGCATGCAGAGCCTGCAGTATCTGTCCATTGCCTTCAACTCCCTGGAGTCCCTGCCTGAGGAGCTCTTCTCCTGCAAGCGGCTGAAGACCCTCGCACTGGGGAACAACAGCATCTCCTTCCTGTCCTCTCGTGTGGCCAATCTGGCCCAGCTGGTTCGACTGGAACTAAAGGGCAACCGTCTAGAGTCCCTTCCCCAGGAGATAGGTGACTGCCCACTCCTCAAACTGAGCGGAATTGTGGTAGAGCAGAGCCTTCTAGAACTTTTGCCTTCAGAGGTCAGACACAGAATGGATGATAGTTAA